The following proteins are co-located in the Micromonospora coriariae genome:
- a CDS encoding APC family permease, which produces MPPTSTVDRPSNVSEALARGRLGVPSVIFFVLSAAAPLTVVAGVVTTGYGVIGVTGIPLAFLVVAAVLALFSVGYVAMSRRVENAGAFYAYISRGLGRPAGVGAAWVALIAYNALQVGLYGTIGVAAEPVLDRIFGGHPHWSIVALVAWALVGLLGLLRVDINGLVLAALLVAEIVVVLIFDLGQIGNPAGGEVSFAGFSPGNLFVPGVGAVLVLAVLGFVGFESAVVFSEESKDPKRTVPLATYLSVVIVAALYALSSWTMSVAVGPDQIVAEAGEQSVGLIFNLAGAQLGDTAVTIGQVLFLTSVLAAMISFHNTTARYTFALGRERVLPAVFGQTSPRSGAPRAASLAQSLLGLVVILLYAVNGWDPVVKLFFWVGTSGGFGVLLLIATTSVAVIAYFARSGGGETLWRRVIAPGLATIALFVIIWLAVSNFANLLGVAPDSTLRWALPAVYPVAAALGVGWALVLRSSRPDTYARIGLGAASAAAAAQPLEQPPAAAEVPR; this is translated from the coding sequence ATGCCCCCGACATCGACAGTCGACCGACCCAGCAACGTCTCCGAAGCCCTTGCCCGAGGCCGCCTCGGCGTCCCCTCGGTGATCTTCTTCGTGCTCTCCGCCGCCGCGCCACTGACAGTGGTGGCCGGTGTCGTCACCACCGGCTACGGCGTCATCGGGGTGACCGGCATCCCGCTGGCCTTCCTGGTGGTCGCCGCGGTGCTCGCCCTGTTCTCGGTGGGCTACGTGGCGATGTCCCGCCGGGTGGAGAACGCCGGCGCCTTCTACGCCTACATCTCCCGCGGCCTGGGCCGGCCGGCCGGCGTGGGCGCCGCCTGGGTGGCGCTGATCGCGTACAACGCCCTCCAGGTCGGGCTCTACGGCACCATCGGCGTCGCCGCCGAGCCGGTGCTCGACCGGATCTTCGGTGGGCACCCGCACTGGTCCATCGTCGCCCTGGTGGCATGGGCGCTGGTCGGCCTGCTCGGCCTGCTCCGGGTGGACATCAACGGCCTGGTACTGGCGGCGCTGCTGGTCGCCGAGATCGTGGTGGTCCTGATCTTCGACCTGGGCCAGATCGGCAACCCGGCCGGCGGCGAGGTCAGCTTCGCCGGGTTCTCGCCGGGCAACCTCTTCGTGCCCGGGGTGGGCGCGGTGCTGGTGCTGGCGGTCCTCGGGTTCGTCGGCTTCGAGTCCGCTGTGGTGTTCAGCGAGGAGAGCAAGGACCCGAAGCGGACGGTGCCGCTGGCGACGTACCTGTCGGTGGTGATCGTCGCCGCGCTGTACGCGCTCTCGTCCTGGACCATGTCGGTCGCCGTCGGGCCGGACCAGATCGTCGCCGAGGCGGGGGAGCAGAGCGTCGGGCTGATCTTCAACCTGGCCGGCGCGCAGCTCGGTGACACCGCGGTCACCATCGGCCAGGTGCTCTTCCTGACCTCGGTGCTGGCCGCGATGATCTCCTTCCACAACACCACGGCCCGCTACACGTTCGCGCTGGGCCGGGAACGGGTGCTGCCGGCCGTGTTCGGGCAGACCTCGCCGCGCAGCGGCGCCCCGCGGGCCGCCTCGCTGGCGCAGAGCCTCCTCGGCCTGGTGGTCATCCTGCTGTACGCGGTCAACGGCTGGGACCCGGTGGTCAAGCTGTTCTTCTGGGTCGGCACCAGCGGTGGATTCGGCGTGCTGCTGTTGATCGCCACCACCTCGGTGGCGGTGATCGCCTACTTCGCGCGCTCCGGTGGCGGCGAGACGCTCTGGCGGCGGGTCATCGCACCCGGCCTGGCCACCATCGCGCTCTTTGTGATCATCTGGCTGGCCGTGTCGAACTTCGCCAACCTGCTCGGCGTCGCGCCGGACTCCACCCTGCGCTGGGCGCTGCCCGCTGTGTACCCGGTGGCGGCCGCGTTGGGCGTCGGCTGGGCGCTGGTGCTGCGCAGCAGCCGTCCGGACACGTACGCCCGGATCGGCCTCGGCGCGGCGAGCGCGGCGGCCGCCGCGCAGCCGCTGGAGCAGCCGCCGGCTGCTGCGGAGGTGCCGCGATGA
- a CDS encoding GOLPH3/VPS74 family protein, with protein sequence MREDRLLIADEFFLIAHNDSRGKAKLHPAATGLGLAGGLLGELILYGHITVSGGHVTVIDRRPPGDALAHTVLDQLIGESQHQAVRTWLSFLAQSATTSVGERLARAGMLRRQESRRLLRTSVSYLPIDLNAVAWPATRLRALLDRPDPPSVRDALLLGLVVASGLTREVLWSAGPRAHHRLNVLIPALPPPLKELVAHTEAAVGAAVLRGVP encoded by the coding sequence GTGCGGGAGGACCGTTTGCTCATCGCCGACGAGTTCTTCCTGATCGCGCACAACGACAGTCGCGGCAAGGCCAAACTCCACCCGGCCGCGACCGGGCTCGGCCTGGCCGGCGGGCTGCTCGGCGAGCTGATCCTGTATGGACACATCACCGTCTCGGGCGGGCACGTCACAGTCATCGACCGACGCCCGCCGGGCGACGCCCTGGCGCACACCGTGCTCGACCAGTTGATCGGCGAGTCCCAGCACCAGGCGGTCCGCACCTGGCTCAGCTTCCTGGCGCAGAGCGCGACGACCTCGGTGGGGGAGCGGCTGGCCCGGGCCGGCATGCTGCGCCGCCAGGAGAGCCGCCGGCTGCTGCGCACCTCGGTCAGCTACCTCCCGATCGACCTCAACGCGGTGGCCTGGCCGGCCACCCGGCTGCGGGCCCTGCTGGACCGGCCGGATCCGCCCAGCGTGCGGGACGCCCTGCTGCTCGGCCTGGTGGTGGCCTCCGGGCTGACCCGCGAGGTGCTGTGGAGCGCCGGCCCGCGTGCCCACCACCGGCTGAACGTCCTCATCCCCGCGCTGCCGCCACCCCTCAAGGAACTCGTCGCGCACACCGAAGCCGCCGTTGGCGCCGCCGTGCTCCGTGGCGTCCCATGA
- a CDS encoding helix-turn-helix domain-containing protein, which yields MRRRRIARELRQLRERAGMTLDVAARQLDMSKSNLSRIETAQIGIKPRDVRAALALYQVTGADAEALIEIARSAQQRGWWQNYSDVLPEWFEFYVGLEAEAVALRTYEAESVPGLLQTEAYAREIYRRTAGEDGVERKVAARLRRQEVLRRDDPVQLSVVLNEAVLLRPVGGNAVMAEQVVHMTRIAQLPNVTIQVLPFAAGGHPAMSTPYVILNFADAADATVVYLDNLTMGLALEDADQVLGYSLLHEELCRMALDPAASLTRLEQASRNFA from the coding sequence GTGCGCCGTCGACGCATCGCCCGGGAGCTCCGCCAGCTCCGGGAACGCGCGGGCATGACCCTCGATGTGGCGGCCCGCCAACTCGACATGTCCAAGAGCAACCTCTCCCGGATCGAGACCGCGCAGATCGGCATCAAGCCGCGCGACGTCCGAGCGGCGCTCGCGCTCTACCAGGTGACCGGGGCGGACGCCGAGGCGTTGATCGAGATCGCCCGGAGCGCGCAGCAGCGGGGCTGGTGGCAGAACTACAGCGACGTGCTACCCGAGTGGTTCGAGTTCTACGTCGGGCTGGAGGCCGAGGCGGTGGCGCTGCGCACGTACGAGGCCGAGTCCGTGCCGGGGCTGTTGCAGACCGAGGCGTACGCCCGGGAGATCTACCGGCGCACCGCGGGCGAGGACGGCGTGGAGCGCAAGGTGGCGGCACGGCTGCGCCGGCAGGAGGTGCTGCGCCGCGACGACCCGGTCCAGTTGTCTGTGGTGCTCAACGAGGCGGTGCTCCTGCGCCCGGTCGGCGGCAACGCCGTGATGGCCGAACAGGTGGTCCACATGACTCGGATCGCGCAACTACCGAACGTGACAATCCAGGTACTTCCATTCGCGGCCGGGGGGCATCCCGCGATGAGCACCCCCTACGTGATCCTCAACTTCGCCGACGCCGCCGACGCAACCGTGGTTTACCTGGATAACCTCACGATGGGCCTGGCGCTGGAGGATGCCGACCAGGTGCTCGGGTATAGCCTTCTGCACGAGGAGCTGTGCCGGATGGCGCTCGATCCGGCGGCGTCGTTGACCCGTCTTGAGCAGGCTTCTCGTAACTTTGCGTGA
- a CDS encoding DUF397 domain-containing protein — protein MTAHDLTPADWRTSTRSSGNGNCVEVATADGQVAVRDSKDRSGPVLAFDASAWRTFLHGVGEVRPS, from the coding sequence ATGACGGCACACGACCTGACCCCGGCGGACTGGCGGACCAGCACGCGCAGCAGCGGCAACGGCAACTGCGTGGAGGTCGCGACAGCCGACGGTCAGGTCGCCGTCCGGGACAGCAAGGACCGGTCCGGTCCGGTGCTCGCCTTCGACGCGTCGGCCTGGCGCACGTTCCTGCACGGCGTCGGCGAGGTCCGCCCCAGCTGA